A region from the Sandaracinus amylolyticus genome encodes:
- a CDS encoding vWA domain-containing protein, with the protein MNLQIPKRRRRAWGLAAAAVALATGGIVLSTTPEPASAVPALVAPTVASPTTASGAPRVALQGPRVDGFFAFTEGAALEGGVRALYAELRLTGEQGGVARRAPVSLAVVLDHSGSMNGDKIVQAREAVVSLLARMHDDDRLAVIVYDHEAQVLQPLASVRELRETLPARVRAVTADGGTNIPAGLDLGARALAAAPSDHVRRLVLVSDGQDGSGEALPSIATRVASRASERVTTSSLGIGVDYDERFLGTVADSGRGNYAFLSDGAQLDPFLRQELEQASSTVADDVVAEIDLPAGAMLRHAHGAVASIEGTRVRLPLGTLFAGERRKVVLELAAPIGASGSLASSAVRVRYVTVEDGTARAIDGGVASVRAVASASEVEASRDVELHADALATAIDAQQVAAITAWQEGRRDEALRMTDTNLAELQRANAAAPSPAYAARIDALRRDRSSFEQTEAASGAGRSYSLSRGAARRASAEAF; encoded by the coding sequence ATGAACCTGCAGATCCCGAAGCGTCGTCGTCGTGCGTGGGGGCTCGCCGCGGCCGCGGTCGCGCTCGCCACCGGCGGCATCGTCCTCTCCACCACGCCGGAGCCCGCGAGCGCCGTGCCCGCGCTCGTCGCGCCGACCGTTGCGTCGCCCACGACCGCGAGCGGCGCGCCGCGCGTCGCGCTGCAGGGCCCGCGCGTCGACGGCTTCTTCGCGTTCACCGAGGGCGCGGCGCTCGAGGGCGGCGTGCGCGCGCTCTACGCCGAGCTGCGCCTCACGGGGGAGCAGGGCGGCGTCGCGCGCCGCGCGCCGGTCTCGCTCGCGGTCGTGCTCGATCACTCGGGGTCGATGAACGGCGACAAGATCGTGCAGGCGCGCGAGGCCGTCGTGTCGCTCCTCGCACGCATGCACGACGACGATCGCCTCGCGGTGATCGTCTACGACCACGAGGCGCAGGTGCTGCAGCCGCTCGCGAGCGTGCGCGAGCTGCGCGAGACGCTTCCCGCGCGTGTCCGCGCCGTCACCGCCGACGGCGGGACGAACATCCCCGCGGGCCTCGATCTCGGCGCGCGCGCGCTCGCCGCCGCGCCGAGCGATCACGTGCGACGCCTGGTGCTCGTCTCCGACGGACAGGACGGCTCGGGCGAGGCGCTGCCCTCGATCGCGACGCGCGTCGCGTCGCGCGCATCGGAGCGCGTGACCACGTCGTCGCTCGGCATCGGCGTCGACTACGACGAGCGCTTCCTCGGGACCGTCGCGGACTCGGGCCGCGGCAACTACGCGTTCCTCAGCGACGGCGCGCAGCTCGATCCGTTCCTCCGCCAGGAGCTCGAGCAGGCGTCGAGCACGGTCGCCGACGACGTGGTCGCGGAGATCGATCTCCCCGCGGGCGCGATGCTGCGCCACGCGCACGGCGCAGTCGCGTCGATCGAAGGCACGCGCGTGCGGCTCCCGCTCGGGACGCTCTTCGCGGGCGAGCGCCGCAAGGTCGTGCTCGAGCTCGCGGCGCCGATCGGTGCGTCGGGCTCGCTCGCGAGCAGCGCGGTGCGCGTGCGCTACGTGACCGTCGAGGACGGGACCGCGCGCGCGATCGACGGCGGTGTGGCCTCGGTGCGCGCGGTCGCGAGCGCGAGCGAGGTCGAGGCGTCGCGCGACGTCGAGCTGCACGCCGACGCGCTCGCGACCGCGATCGATGCGCAGCAGGTCGCCGCGATCACCGCGTGGCAGGAGGGCCGCCGCGACGAGGCGCTGCGCATGACCGACACCAACCTCGCTGAGCTCCAGCGCGCGAACGCGGCCGCGCCCTCCCCTGCGTACGCCGCGCGCATCGACGCGCTTCGCCGCGATCGCTCGAGCTTCGAGCAGACGGAGGCGGCTTCGGGCGCGGGACGCTCGTACTCGCTGAGCCGTGGTGCCGCGCGCCGCGCGTCCGCGGAGGCCTTCTGA
- the dgcA gene encoding N-acetyl-D-Glu racemase DgcA: MNRTVRAERWPIAGTFTIARGAKTEAEVVVVELVDGAHVGRGECVPYARYGETTASVIAAIDEERALDRRSLTARGAARSALDLALWDLEAKRTGRGVAELAGLDVPAPFVTATTISIDTPEHMASAARALDRPLLKLKLAGDGADLDRVRAVRDAAPRAMLWVDANEGWDATTYDALAPRLAALGVALLEQPLPAAHDHALRGRARPIPICADESAHDAHTIASLADRYDAVNVKLDKAGGLTGAIATIDAARAAGLRVALGCMVCTSLAIAPACLLVSRADWIDLDGSILLARDREGGARFEAGRLVPPSRALWGAG, from the coding sequence ATGAACCGCACGGTCCGCGCCGAGCGCTGGCCGATCGCGGGCACGTTCACGATCGCGCGCGGCGCGAAGACCGAGGCCGAGGTCGTCGTCGTCGAGCTCGTCGACGGCGCGCACGTCGGCCGCGGCGAGTGCGTGCCCTACGCGCGCTACGGCGAGACGACGGCGAGCGTCATCGCGGCGATCGACGAGGAGCGCGCGCTCGATCGACGCTCGCTCACCGCACGCGGCGCCGCGCGGAGCGCGCTCGATCTCGCGCTGTGGGATCTCGAGGCCAAGCGCACGGGGCGCGGCGTCGCGGAGCTCGCCGGGCTCGACGTGCCCGCGCCGTTCGTGACCGCGACGACGATCTCGATCGACACGCCCGAGCACATGGCGAGCGCGGCGCGCGCGCTCGATCGTCCGCTGCTGAAGCTCAAGCTCGCAGGCGACGGCGCCGATCTCGATCGCGTGCGCGCGGTGCGCGACGCAGCGCCGCGCGCGATGCTGTGGGTCGACGCGAACGAGGGCTGGGACGCGACGACGTACGACGCGCTCGCGCCGAGGCTCGCCGCGCTCGGCGTCGCGCTCCTCGAGCAGCCCCTCCCGGCGGCGCACGACCACGCGCTGCGCGGACGCGCGCGCCCGATTCCGATCTGCGCGGACGAGTCCGCGCACGACGCGCACACGATCGCGTCGCTCGCCGATCGCTACGACGCGGTGAACGTGAAGCTCGACAAAGCGGGCGGGCTCACCGGCGCGATCGCGACGATCGACGCGGCGCGCGCCGCGGGCCTGCGCGTCGCCCTCGGATGCATGGTGTGCACGTCGCTCGCGATCGCGCCTGCGTGCCTGCTCGTCTCGCGCGCCGACTGGATCGATCTCGACGGCTCGATCCTGCTCGCGCGCGATCGCGAGGGCGGTGCGCGCTTCGAGGCGGGAAGGCTCGTCCCTCCGTCGCGCGCGCTCTGGGGTGCCGGCTAG
- a CDS encoding HEAT repeat domain-containing protein, producing the protein MRLPTFALALALFTTTASVATASVARAQDEVGPGREDPAPPRTRADVIALLSGFESTPTLDAWRAMGPTTIPLLRATIDDARTPGFVRLRAVHALGAFTTSEVRTTLRRLLRRSEGLVVREAVLALTTAFGAASEPDVAPLLSHSDTAVREAAIDALGRMGTAGARSRLQAHLAQERDEVLRERVQERLRGGAGSSPG; encoded by the coding sequence GTGCGGCTCCCGACCTTCGCGCTCGCGCTCGCGCTCTTCACGACGACGGCATCGGTCGCGACCGCATCGGTGGCGAGGGCACAGGACGAGGTGGGGCCCGGGCGCGAGGATCCTGCGCCGCCCCGCACGCGCGCCGACGTGATCGCGCTGCTCTCGGGCTTCGAGAGCACGCCGACGCTCGATGCGTGGCGCGCGATGGGCCCGACCACGATCCCGCTGCTGCGCGCGACGATCGACGACGCGCGCACGCCAGGGTTCGTGCGGCTGCGCGCGGTGCACGCGCTCGGCGCGTTCACCACGAGCGAGGTGCGCACGACGTTGCGTCGTCTGCTGCGCCGCTCCGAGGGCCTCGTGGTGCGCGAGGCGGTGCTGGCGCTCACCACCGCGTTCGGTGCAGCGTCGGAGCCCGACGTCGCGCCGCTGCTCTCGCACTCCGACACCGCGGTCCGCGAGGCCGCCATCGATGCGCTCGGGCGGATGGGGACCGCCGGCGCGCGCTCGCGCTTGCAGGCGCATCTCGCGCAGGAGCGCGACGAGGTCCTGCGCGAGCGCGTGCAGGAACGACTTCGGGGGGGTGCAGGGAGCAGCCCCGGATGA
- a CDS encoding RecQ family ATP-dependent DNA helicase has protein sequence MNARTQHSRDDAARGRDDDLDRQLSERFGLPSFRPWQREAVAEILHGSGRCLVLAPTGGGKSLCYQFPASVLGGTSIVISPLIALMEDQVRSLNDRGIPATYLASTVDADERRARERDLFAGKFALVYIAPERLAAPGVVEKLARLRPPLVAIDEAHCISQWGHDFRPDYLRIGEVLRALAPPRVVACTATATPAVRAEILEKLGLPDGETKVVLRGFARPNLHLSAIECDGRSSRRSWMMRAIDDALGSPREPKGAAIVYAGTRRSTEEVAGLVAARGYRVAAYHAGLEPEQRSVVSEAFAKRQLDVVVATNAFGMGIDRPDIRCVVHVAPPGSIEAYYQEVGRAGRDGQPAWGLLLSGSNDIGLRRRLIEHGRDGQQVDPAERDRQWNLFRELLRYVEAGSCRHDFILRYFGDEQELLGGCGHCDVCERLEREGEGERKIGEEEALIVRKALAGVARAQRRAGMLAVADMLHGVSDERQKKLGFTELSTFGILKGHSREWLISLLRRMVTAGLVEITASEFPMPYLSALGAKVMRAQEPVRVLLPPVETTKAPKGRGGTRVERDGSARTTAAVAGLSSKTAAAFERLRAVRLEIAKEQHVPAYVVCHDRVLVEIAERRPTTIDEMAQVRGMGPARIAAYGERFLAALDEGG, from the coding sequence GTGAACGCGCGCACGCAGCACAGCCGTGACGATGCCGCGCGCGGCCGGGACGACGACCTCGATCGCCAGTTGAGCGAGCGCTTCGGCCTTCCGAGCTTTCGGCCGTGGCAGCGCGAGGCGGTCGCGGAGATCCTGCACGGGAGCGGGCGCTGCTTGGTGCTCGCGCCGACGGGCGGCGGGAAGTCGCTCTGTTACCAGTTCCCCGCGTCGGTGCTCGGCGGCACGTCGATCGTGATCTCGCCGCTGATCGCGCTGATGGAGGATCAGGTCCGCAGCCTGAACGATCGCGGCATCCCCGCGACGTACCTGGCGTCGACGGTCGATGCGGACGAGCGGCGCGCGAGAGAGCGCGATCTGTTCGCGGGGAAGTTCGCGCTCGTCTACATCGCGCCGGAGCGGCTCGCCGCGCCGGGCGTGGTCGAGAAGCTCGCGCGGCTTCGCCCGCCGCTGGTCGCGATCGACGAGGCGCACTGCATCTCGCAGTGGGGGCACGACTTCCGGCCCGACTACCTGCGCATCGGCGAGGTGCTGCGCGCGCTCGCGCCGCCGCGCGTGGTCGCGTGCACCGCGACGGCGACGCCGGCGGTCCGGGCGGAGATCCTCGAGAAGCTCGGCCTACCGGACGGGGAAACCAAGGTCGTGCTGCGCGGGTTCGCGCGCCCGAACCTGCACCTGTCGGCGATCGAGTGCGACGGGCGCAGCTCGCGGCGCAGCTGGATGATGCGCGCGATCGACGACGCGCTCGGCAGCCCGCGCGAGCCGAAGGGCGCGGCGATCGTCTACGCGGGCACGCGCAGGTCGACGGAGGAGGTCGCGGGGCTGGTCGCGGCGCGCGGGTATCGCGTCGCGGCGTACCACGCGGGGCTCGAGCCCGAGCAGCGCAGCGTGGTGAGCGAGGCCTTCGCGAAGCGTCAGCTCGACGTGGTGGTCGCGACGAACGCGTTCGGCATGGGCATCGATCGCCCGGACATCCGGTGCGTCGTGCACGTCGCGCCGCCGGGCTCGATCGAGGCGTACTACCAGGAGGTCGGCCGTGCGGGGCGCGACGGGCAGCCGGCGTGGGGCCTCCTGCTGAGCGGGTCGAACGACATCGGGCTGCGGCGGAGGCTGATCGAGCACGGTCGCGACGGGCAGCAGGTCGATCCCGCGGAGCGCGATCGCCAGTGGAACCTGTTCCGCGAGCTGCTGCGCTACGTCGAGGCGGGCAGCTGCCGGCACGACTTCATCCTCCGGTACTTCGGGGACGAGCAGGAGCTGCTCGGTGGCTGCGGCCACTGCGACGTGTGCGAGCGCCTCGAGCGCGAGGGCGAGGGCGAGCGGAAGATCGGCGAGGAGGAGGCGCTGATCGTGCGCAAGGCGCTCGCGGGCGTGGCGCGCGCCCAGCGTCGCGCGGGCATGCTCGCGGTCGCCGACATGCTGCACGGCGTGAGCGACGAGCGTCAGAAGAAGCTCGGGTTCACGGAGCTGAGCACGTTCGGGATCCTGAAGGGTCACTCGCGCGAGTGGCTGATCTCGCTGCTGCGCCGGATGGTCACGGCGGGGCTCGTCGAGATCACGGCGAGCGAGTTCCCGATGCCGTACCTCAGCGCGCTCGGCGCGAAGGTGATGCGCGCGCAGGAGCCGGTGCGCGTGCTCCTTCCGCCGGTCGAGACGACGAAGGCGCCGAAGGGGCGCGGCGGCACGCGCGTGGAGCGCGACGGGAGCGCGCGCACGACGGCGGCGGTCGCGGGGCTGAGCTCGAAGACGGCAGCGGCGTTCGAGCGGCTGCGCGCGGTGCGGCTCGAGATCGCGAAGGAGCAGCACGTGCCGGCGTACGTCGTCTGCCACGATCGCGTGCTGGTCGAGATCGCGGAGCGACGACCGACGACGATCGACGAGATGGCGCAGGTGCGCGGGATGGGCCCCGCGCGCATCGCGGCGTACGGCGAGCGCTTCCTCGCCGCGCTGGACGAGGGCGGCTGA
- a CDS encoding TIGR01777 family oxidoreductase: MERLSMLDGATRMTEPGMRILITGVTGLVGARLAAQLLMSRVEIVALSRDPARAQEKVAAVSRAWKWSPELAVPEQAVQGLDAVVHLAGESVAGRWTDEKKRAIEQSRVEGTRRVVEAIAALPENQRPYVLVSASAIGYYGETGERDVREGDPPADDFLAKVCVEWEREAMKAEALGVRVVTPRLGLVMSPEGGALQRMLPIFKMGFGGKLGSGRQWWPWIHLDDVIGILQHAIAHRELRGAINATSPSPVRQSEFADVLGRVVRRPSFLPAPAFAIKTALGEFGSEVLGSRKVLPTRALESGYRFKFRELEPALRDLLG; encoded by the coding sequence ATGGAACGCCTGAGCATGCTCGACGGAGCGACGCGCATGACCGAGCCCGGCATGCGCATCCTGATCACCGGCGTCACCGGCCTCGTGGGGGCGCGCCTCGCCGCGCAGCTGCTCATGAGCCGCGTCGAGATCGTCGCGCTGTCGCGCGACCCCGCGCGCGCCCAGGAGAAGGTCGCCGCCGTCAGCCGCGCGTGGAAATGGAGCCCGGAGCTCGCGGTGCCCGAGCAAGCCGTGCAGGGCCTCGACGCGGTCGTGCACCTCGCGGGCGAGAGCGTCGCGGGGCGCTGGACCGACGAGAAGAAGCGCGCGATCGAGCAGAGCCGCGTCGAGGGCACCCGCCGCGTCGTCGAGGCGATCGCCGCGCTGCCCGAGAACCAGCGCCCGTACGTGCTCGTGTCCGCGAGCGCGATCGGCTACTACGGCGAGACCGGCGAGCGCGACGTGCGCGAGGGCGATCCTCCGGCCGACGACTTCCTCGCGAAGGTCTGCGTCGAGTGGGAGCGCGAGGCGATGAAGGCCGAGGCGCTCGGCGTGCGCGTGGTGACGCCGCGCCTCGGCCTCGTGATGTCGCCCGAGGGCGGCGCGCTCCAGCGCATGCTCCCGATCTTCAAGATGGGCTTCGGCGGCAAGCTCGGTTCGGGTCGCCAGTGGTGGCCGTGGATCCACCTCGACGACGTGATCGGCATCCTCCAGCACGCGATCGCGCATCGCGAGCTGCGCGGCGCGATCAACGCGACCTCGCCCTCGCCGGTGCGTCAGTCGGAGTTCGCCGACGTGCTCGGGCGCGTCGTGCGTCGCCCCTCGTTCCTCCCCGCGCCGGCCTTCGCGATCAAGACCGCGCTCGGCGAGTTCGGCAGCGAGGTGCTCGGCTCGCGAAAGGTGCTCCCGACGCGCGCGCTCGAGAGCGGCTACCGCTTCAAGTTCCGCGAGCTCGAGCCGGCGCTGCGGGACCTCCTCGGGTGA
- a CDS encoding TetR/AcrR family transcriptional regulator: MKRAPKERPGPPGGKRDVNRKQRTQAIAHAALGLFLEKGVEAVTIDDIAREADVAKGSFYRYFEDKTELVDAIFEPVSTLVRAAMQRCEDALNAANDRESLVQAYQGLARDLIPVAVGYLDVVRLYLQENRAPGHGARAPIRALALDIEKNAVKLTEIAVQKELLRVPDPRISALAVVGAIEQLALGFLHGRLDAPPPQVASTLIDLVLEGLRIRR; the protein is encoded by the coding sequence GTGAAGCGCGCACCGAAAGAGCGCCCCGGCCCGCCGGGCGGCAAGCGCGACGTCAACCGCAAGCAGCGGACGCAGGCGATCGCGCACGCCGCGCTCGGGCTCTTCCTCGAGAAGGGCGTCGAGGCCGTCACGATCGACGACATCGCGCGCGAGGCGGACGTCGCGAAGGGCAGCTTCTACCGCTACTTCGAGGACAAGACCGAGCTGGTCGACGCGATCTTCGAGCCGGTGTCCACGCTCGTGCGCGCGGCGATGCAGCGCTGCGAGGACGCGCTCAACGCGGCGAACGATCGCGAGTCGCTGGTGCAGGCGTACCAGGGGCTCGCGCGCGATCTGATCCCCGTCGCGGTCGGCTATCTCGACGTCGTGCGCTTGTATCTGCAGGAGAACCGCGCGCCCGGTCACGGCGCCCGCGCGCCAATCCGCGCGCTCGCGCTCGACATCGAGAAGAACGCGGTGAAGCTCACCGAGATCGCGGTGCAGAAGGAGCTGCTGCGCGTGCCCGATCCGCGCATCTCCGCGCTCGCCGTCGTCGGCGCGATCGAGCAGCTCGCGCTCGGCTTCCTCCACGGTCGCCTCGACGCACCGCCGCCGCAGGTCGCGAGCACGCTGATCGATCTCGTGCTCGAAGGTCTGCGGATCCGTCGATGA
- a CDS encoding lysylphosphatidylglycerol synthase domain-containing protein, translating to MEAAPRRTSLAGTLIRVVVALVGFGVLAWTVHDAGAERIVEILPHAAAWLPLALLLEAVRIATDAYATRLVLGERGRAIPFTRLYFVQLAAQGVMGVVPAGRSASEAAKATLLSAWIPPQVAIAMGTTNQANVLISSAAFSLFCIPGALATSSDAGLAWAIFAHFVVLMASGVGMRVAATHPEIERLLARRWPKLGEKARLFHEASRDIPVVALGPVAMMFTGRAIQMVQYAVLAHAVGIDISVLGALAVQGVNLVAAALGVFVPGQVGTAELVFRMSAEALGTTPAAAVSLALLARVPQLTFIAIGLTTLMLWQSRRRAGTA from the coding sequence ATGGAGGCGGCCCCGAGACGCACGTCGCTCGCAGGCACGCTGATCCGCGTCGTCGTCGCGCTGGTGGGCTTCGGGGTGCTCGCGTGGACGGTCCACGACGCGGGCGCGGAGCGCATCGTCGAGATCCTCCCGCACGCAGCCGCGTGGCTTCCGCTCGCGCTGCTGCTCGAGGCCGTGCGCATCGCGACCGACGCGTACGCGACGCGGCTCGTCCTCGGCGAGCGCGGCCGCGCGATCCCGTTCACGCGGCTCTACTTCGTGCAGCTCGCGGCACAAGGCGTGATGGGCGTCGTGCCCGCGGGGCGCAGCGCGAGCGAAGCGGCGAAGGCGACGCTGCTCTCGGCGTGGATCCCGCCGCAGGTCGCGATCGCGATGGGCACGACGAACCAGGCCAACGTGCTCATCAGCTCGGCGGCGTTCTCGCTCTTCTGCATTCCGGGCGCGCTCGCGACGTCCTCGGACGCCGGGCTCGCGTGGGCGATCTTCGCGCACTTCGTGGTGCTCATGGCGTCGGGCGTCGGGATGCGCGTCGCGGCGACGCACCCCGAGATCGAGCGCTTGCTCGCGCGTCGCTGGCCGAAGCTCGGCGAGAAGGCGCGGCTCTTCCACGAGGCATCGCGCGACATCCCCGTCGTCGCGCTCGGTCCCGTCGCGATGATGTTCACGGGCCGCGCGATCCAGATGGTTCAGTACGCGGTCCTCGCGCACGCGGTGGGCATCGACATCAGCGTGCTCGGTGCGCTCGCGGTGCAGGGCGTGAACCTCGTCGCCGCGGCGCTCGGCGTGTTCGTGCCGGGCCAGGTCGGCACCGCGGAGCTCGTGTTCCGGATGTCCGCCGAGGCGCTCGGCACGACGCCCGCCGCCGCGGTCTCGCTCGCGCTGCTCGCGCGCGTGCCGCAGCTGACGTTCATCGCGATCGGCCTGACCACGCTGATGCTCTGGCAGAGCCGGCGCCGCGCCGGCACCGCCTAG
- a CDS encoding glutathione S-transferase N-terminal domain-containing protein — MTSAFDHFTSTAASFVRGQSGARVGALGPRPLEPFLLWEFEACPFCRKVREALSILDLDALVFPCPRGGTRFRDEARARGGKTQFPFLVDPNADDRALYESDAIIAYLFARYGHGRAPRRLTLGPLTLATSALASGLRLPRGRAARPSRAPDAPLELFAHEASPDARLVREVLCELELPHLSRSCAEGSPTRDALRTHHGDVALPFLHDPSAGVSIHGARDVIAHLERTYALPA; from the coding sequence GTGACGAGCGCCTTCGATCACTTCACGTCCACCGCCGCGAGCTTCGTGCGCGGACAGTCCGGCGCGCGCGTCGGCGCGCTCGGTCCACGACCGCTCGAGCCCTTCCTCCTCTGGGAGTTCGAGGCGTGCCCGTTCTGTCGCAAGGTGCGCGAGGCCCTCTCGATCCTCGACCTCGACGCGCTCGTCTTCCCGTGCCCGCGCGGCGGCACACGCTTCCGCGACGAAGCGCGCGCCCGCGGCGGCAAGACGCAGTTCCCGTTCCTCGTCGATCCCAACGCCGACGATCGCGCGCTCTACGAGTCCGACGCGATCATCGCGTACCTCTTCGCGCGCTACGGGCACGGCCGCGCGCCGCGGCGCCTCACGCTCGGTCCGCTCACCCTCGCGACCTCCGCGCTCGCCTCCGGGCTGCGCCTCCCGCGCGGACGCGCCGCGCGCCCCAGCCGCGCGCCCGACGCACCGCTCGAGCTCTTCGCGCACGAGGCGTCCCCCGACGCGCGCCTCGTGCGCGAGGTCCTCTGCGAGCTCGAGCTCCCGCACCTCTCGCGCTCGTGCGCCGAGGGGAGCCCGACGCGCGACGCGCTGCGCACCCACCACGGCGACGTCGCCCTGCCCTTCCTGCACGACCCGAGCGCGGGCGTGTCGATCCACGGCGCGCGCGACGTGATCGCGCACCTCGAGCGCACCTACGCGCTGCCCGCCTGA
- a CDS encoding McrB family protein gives MSGAHRDDEEDDEGELRAPAADWAGEDAITGRRLQPVHAIERVAEKTGRDPALLRRWVDAIERKGQAILHGPPGCGKSYLARELARHLVGGGDGFTRQLVLHASTTYEDFVQGYRPLTRADGTVQWPLMRGRFLQFAEKAYERRGRCVLVLDEMHRADVGRVLGELVHLLEYRGEPMPLAAGDSPFVLPSNVRIIGTMSSTDGARSGGDLVLRRRFAYLRVTPDLEVLRRFHARTGFEVEGLLSVLHRIEQLVRDPDRSLGVSFFLREHLADEIEDVWRFEVEPMLEALLADRPAEAARLRWDVVRWKILRD, from the coding sequence ATGAGCGGCGCGCATCGCGACGACGAAGAGGACGACGAGGGCGAGCTCCGAGCGCCCGCCGCCGACTGGGCCGGCGAGGACGCGATCACCGGCCGGCGCCTGCAGCCGGTGCACGCGATCGAGCGCGTCGCCGAGAAGACCGGGCGCGACCCCGCGCTCCTTCGGCGCTGGGTCGACGCGATCGAGCGCAAGGGCCAAGCGATCCTCCACGGCCCACCGGGCTGCGGAAAGAGCTACCTCGCGCGCGAGCTCGCGCGTCACCTCGTCGGCGGCGGCGACGGCTTCACGCGGCAGCTCGTGCTGCACGCGAGCACGACCTACGAGGACTTCGTGCAGGGCTATCGCCCGCTCACGCGCGCCGACGGCACCGTGCAGTGGCCGCTGATGCGCGGTCGCTTCCTGCAGTTCGCGGAGAAAGCGTACGAGCGGCGCGGGCGCTGCGTGCTGGTGCTCGACGAGATGCATCGCGCGGACGTCGGGCGCGTGCTCGGTGAGCTCGTGCATCTGCTCGAGTACCGCGGCGAGCCGATGCCGCTCGCGGCGGGCGACTCGCCGTTCGTCTTGCCGTCGAACGTGCGGATCATCGGCACGATGTCGTCGACCGACGGCGCGCGGTCGGGCGGCGATCTCGTGCTGCGACGGCGCTTCGCGTACCTGCGCGTGACGCCGGACCTCGAGGTGCTGCGGCGCTTTCACGCGCGCACTGGGTTCGAGGTCGAGGGCCTGCTGAGCGTGCTGCACCGCATCGAGCAGCTGGTGCGCGATCCCGATCGCTCGCTCGGCGTCTCGTTCTTCCTGCGCGAGCACCTCGCGGACGAGATCGAAGACGTTTGGCGCTTCGAGGTCGAGCCGATGCTCGAGGCGCTCCTCGCGGATCGTCCCGCCGAGGCCGCGCGCCTGCGCTGGGACGTCGTGCGCTGGAAGATCCTCCGGGACTAG
- a CDS encoding S1 RNA-binding domain-containing protein encodes MSSSGGRKGESFADLFARGDVPVAKQRRLSVGEEVEGVVGHVGPDSVFVDLDDKQQGYFESIDLKDARGEMTVKVGDRVKAWVVGLDGGQIKLGKRFGRDVASTDRFRAAFEQGAPVEGKVTGVNKGGAEVDLGGIRGFCPFSQLDNQYVQDPSTFIGRSLSFVITKLDDRDVVLSRRQLLEREAKDARERVLATLAIGSTVKGRVSQLREFGAFVDLGGIEGLIPMRELSHDRVKPEDVVQLGDVVEVQVKNVEKKTTDKGEKVEITLSLKALAADPWSAIEAVAPVGKVVAGQVSRLAEFGAFVRIASGVEGLLHVSELGARVRRPEEAVQIGQSLLVRVLSVDVARKRIALAPASEGAAVGAEDRGGAGVIVGSVVKAIVEKVENYGVVCQLAGTKGRAGRAVIPNAETGTRLGADLRKEFPVGREVTAKVIEASDNRTRISIKAAVEDAERADFDSFRAKGGGSGMGTLGDLLKKKLGKS; translated from the coding sequence ATGAGCAGCAGCGGTGGACGGAAGGGCGAGAGCTTCGCGGACCTCTTCGCGCGCGGAGACGTGCCGGTCGCGAAGCAGCGGCGCCTGTCGGTGGGTGAAGAGGTCGAGGGCGTGGTCGGTCACGTCGGGCCCGACTCGGTGTTCGTCGATCTCGACGACAAGCAGCAGGGCTACTTCGAGTCGATCGACCTGAAGGACGCGCGCGGCGAGATGACCGTGAAGGTCGGCGATCGCGTGAAGGCGTGGGTCGTCGGGCTCGACGGCGGCCAGATCAAGCTCGGCAAGCGCTTCGGGCGCGACGTCGCGAGCACCGATCGCTTCCGCGCCGCGTTCGAGCAGGGCGCGCCGGTCGAGGGCAAGGTCACCGGCGTGAACAAGGGCGGCGCCGAGGTCGATCTCGGCGGCATCCGCGGGTTCTGCCCGTTCTCGCAGCTCGACAACCAGTACGTGCAGGACCCGTCGACGTTCATCGGGCGCTCGCTCTCGTTCGTGATCACGAAGCTCGACGACCGCGACGTGGTCCTCTCGCGCCGCCAGCTCCTCGAGCGCGAGGCGAAGGACGCGCGCGAGCGTGTGCTCGCGACGCTGGCGATCGGCAGCACCGTGAAGGGCCGCGTCTCGCAGCTGCGCGAGTTCGGCGCGTTCGTCGATCTCGGCGGCATCGAGGGCCTCATCCCGATGCGCGAGCTCTCGCACGACCGCGTGAAGCCCGAGGACGTCGTGCAGCTCGGCGACGTCGTCGAGGTGCAGGTCAAGAACGTCGAGAAGAAGACCACCGACAAGGGCGAGAAGGTCGAGATCACGCTCTCGCTCAAGGCGCTCGCGGCCGATCCGTGGAGTGCGATCGAGGCGGTCGCGCCGGTCGGCAAGGTCGTCGCGGGCCAGGTGAGCCGGCTCGCGGAGTTCGGCGCGTTCGTGCGCATCGCGTCGGGCGTCGAGGGGCTCTTGCACGTGTCGGAGCTCGGCGCGCGCGTGCGTCGTCCCGAAGAGGCCGTGCAGATCGGGCAGTCGCTGCTGGTGCGCGTGCTCTCGGTCGACGTCGCGCGCAAGCGCATCGCGCTCGCGCCTGCGAGCGAGGGCGCGGCGGTGGGCGCCGAGGATCGCGGCGGCGCGGGCGTGATCGTCGGCTCGGTCGTGAAGGCGATCGTCGAGAAGGTCGAGAACTACGGCGTCGTCTGCCAGCTCGCGGGCACCAAGGGCCGCGCGGGCCGCGCGGTGATCCCGAACGCCGAGACGGGCACGCGCCTCGGGGCGGATCTCCGCAAGGAGTTCCCGGTCGGTCGCGAGGTCACGGCGAAGGTGATCGAGGCGAGCGACAACCGCACGCGCATCAGCATCAAGGCCGCGGTGGAGGACGCCGAGCGCGCGGACTTCGACTCGTTCCGCGCCAAGGGCGGCGGAAGCGGCATGGGCACGCTCGGCGATCTGCTGAAGAAGAAGCTCGGGAAGAGCTGA